From Coccinella septempunctata chromosome 4, icCocSept1.1, whole genome shotgun sequence, a single genomic window includes:
- the LOC123312191 gene encoding nuclear receptor coactivator 2 isoform X3, with protein MIRKNSVTFEKSVSSEVTCQSYRYRDAQYPCFVSNGQSNDPTLSLSPNCGAPNARDKFQFSCVQIIEKIQHYVILNLCSERALGPCELQDPGWAKMNSLSGANKRRKKSETKPQAQINKCNNEKRRREQENIYIEELAELISANFADMSSLSVKPDKCAILQETVNQIRNIKQQENAVQSSDPVQQGEVSSSRPTILSNEVFGPLLLEALEGFLFVVNSEGRVEQVTENVTNYIKFTKEDILGKSIYNFIHHGDHAKFSSSLLPMSIAWGNELTNKSRSFTIRLLVKPLEDVDETVEEKQQRLCQYEWMNILSAPLVDQLALGDEEGGDNGPCLLCVASRISHKDKTITDVEQFTTKLDTSGKIIGVDTSGVSPAHCQFISKDLTNRVFKELVAPQDVHKLVSHLKETLTTGQAPSVLYRLQFGPDKFIQVQTKSKLFKTSSHASESDFVMATHTILGESDSLGPSDPGGGNSNSSLGGPLMTSAVNGSRNTAPVGVGSDNSTTSSTNTLLNTTSATYTTFNIDNDFNFDMFPSSTWELDSTSWQEPRPESRQSNTPVSTPTPRPPSNPAFSPVTSLAQSPMASFVAQPSPTIPNPPTPANSYNNNFSFSPITEQNYAMEEQKDSKVNVLEEATNSANDNDSRNKNRILKGLLNQQDDDDCRNDNRTSPRGLVSRGAMPGTSGTAELAKNSNSMTAGRNNAMLLELLNDKSDDDDLEARSGVKKKSELLEHLLKTERNDEGDDKKDQSHDDTLLRSLGFTSSPSPPGSRKRPSDGEDSASKRSNSDGAVTSSGSELCRRNRMLVSLLAKQSPNPPQPIPPIPASVLHATPQEKLPKIVDPNLTKNLNNRTVNSQTLQQQQVQQVQQQLQQQVQQQQMMNNRLTRMPSRPQTSYLNAMLSPQNNMQQRNDNRLSQALSGGCYTSPNNASSLDNNNSWSENNNIQSSNDPDLSEILDQVMDIVPDSIMQILELDPQHNSYQNSEISEKMAINIIQNSLMQMESLMKKPASPNVSISGTPPAYSSVTLSNQNSQNRGFPPPPNYPQQGYKIGQRVVRNPNYPLGGTAINPQQLLIHQQRKAMAQQQEKKRLLQQQQQQQLLIPPNATAAEINSGIQNIDSLLNNTVAPNVTLQRSSSIPEPQSSPNYNQITQASRVSNQQQFSPHSQLTSPIQQNFQQSTAGNFQQNTARLSPQSAFNQQHSPRQAYPQGTAPNANWAQQARLAAQNPMLNAQLTRAPQQRTMNSPGNRHSPFSTDSFPPPTSPNSVFTPNQYLRGVQRTNNTPTATTHLPGGLGSPRPYGRADHHPHPYSSIPPQPPSHHPMMYQQDAQYCYDQTGLHLAYNGADRGRAPPHLHPGVSGSGPTSEFVRQELRAVVGARTQGQAPQQNRQAPQQQILTQQQQVADLEVLGLTYESGASDSPKLWCALGSDMGSLSPQQATSRNTMEEALQGDHKSSAPLLQKLLSSDCQL; from the exons ATGATAAGGAAGAATTCGGTTACTTTCGAGAAGTCGGTTTCATCGGAAGTAACATGTCAATCATATCGGTATCGCGACGCACAATATCCTTGTTTTGTATCTAATGGACAAAGTAATGATCCCACATTATCGCTATCGCCCAATTGTGGTGCTCCGAATGCTCGAGATAAATTTCAATTCAGTTGTGTacaaattatcgaaaaaatacaACATTATGTTATATTGAATTTATGTTCCGAGCGAGC GCTCGGTCCATGTGAGCTCCAAGATCCCGGTTGGGCTAAGATGAACTCATTGTCTGGAGCTAATAAGAGGAGGAAAAAGTCTGAAACTAAACCTCAGGCTCAAAT TAATAAGTGTAATAATGAGAAGCGTCGTCGCGAACAAGAGAACATCTACATAGAGGAACTAGCAGAACTGATCTCAGCCAACTTCGCGGACATGAGCTCGCTGTCGGTAAAGCCGGATAAGTGCGCCATCTTACAAGAAACCGTCAACCAAATACGTAACATAAAGCAACAAGAGAACGCAGTCCAGTCTTCTGACCCCGTGCAGCAGGGTGAAGTGTCATCGTCGAGGCCAACCATCTTATCGAACGAGGTGTTCGGACCCCTCCTTCTGGAAGCTTTAGAAGGGTTCCTTTTCGTGGTGAACAGTGAAGGGAGGGTAGAGCAAGTGACGGAAAACGTAACAAACTATATAAAGTTCACTAAAGAAGACATTCTCGGTAAAAGCATCTACAATTTCATCCACCATGGAGATCATGCCAAGTTCAGTTCGAGTTTGCTGCCCATGTCTATAGCATGGGGCAACGAGCTGACTAACAAATCGCGATCGTTCACCATAAGGCTCTTGGTCAAGCCGCTGGAAGACGTAGACGAAACTGTGGAGGAGAAACAACAGCGCCTCTGCCAGTACGAGTGGATGAATATTTTGAGTGCCCCGCTGGTGGATCAGCTGGCGCTTGGTGACGAAGAAGGGGGTGATAACGGACCTTGCCTACTGTGCGTGGCCAGCAGAATATCCCACAAAGATAAGACTATCACCGACGTAGAGCAATTCACTACGAAGCTCGACACGTCGGGTAAAATCATTGGCGTAGACACCTCGGGGGTGTCGCCTGCCCATTGCCAATTCATTAGTAAAGATCTGACAAATAGGGTTTTTAAAGAGTTGGTCGCACCTCAGGACGTCCACAAGCTCGTCTCTCATTTGAAAGAGACTCTCACTACCGGACAGGCGCCCAGCGTGCTCTATAGACTGCAGTTCGGGCCCGACAAGTTCATTCAAGTGCAaacgaaatccaaattgttcaaaACGAGTTCGCACGCTTCAGAATCCGATTTTGTGATGGCCACTCACACAATTCTTGG AGAGAGCGACTCTCTAGGACCATCAGATCCAGGTGGTGGCAACAGCAACAGCAGCCTCGGTGGCCCCCTCATGACCAGCGCGGTGAACGGATCAAGAAACACTGCCCCCGTTGGAGTTGGCTCAGATAACTCCACCACCTCATCCACCAACACCCTCCTGAACACCACCTCGGCCACCTACACCACCTTCAACATCGATAACGACTTCAATTTCGACATGTTCCCATCCTCCACGTGGGAGCTGGACTCCACCAGCTGGCAAGAGCCTAGGCCTGAATCTAGACAGAGCAACACGCCGGTCTCCACGCCCACACCTCGACCCCCGAGCAACCCTGCCTTCAGCCCCGTCACCTCCTTGGCTCAGAGCCCCATGGCGAGCTTCGTGGCTCAGCCCAGCCCCACCATTCCGAACCCGCCGACTCCGGCAAACTCCTACAACAACAACTTCTCCTTCAGCCCCATAACCGAACAAAATTACGCGATGGAAGAGCAGAAAGATTCCAAAGTGAATGTGTTGGAGGAGGCTACGA ATTCTGCTAACGATAACGACAGCAGGAACAAGAATCGCATATTGAAGGGTCTGTTGAATCAGCAGGATGACGACGATTGCAGGAACGACAACAGGACCAGTCCCAGGGGCTTGGTGAGCAGGGGAGCGATGCCGGGCACCTCTGGAACTGCGGAGTTAGCCAAAAATTCGAACTCCATGACTGCGGGAAGGAACAACGCAATGTTGCTCGAA CTACTTAACGATAAAAGCGATGACGATGATCTCGAAGCTCGCAGTGGCGTGAAGAAGAAGAGTGAATTGCTAGAGCATTTGCTTAAAACAGAGAGGAATGATGAGGGTGACGACAAGAAAGATCAGTCCCATGATGATACACTCCTCAGGAGTTTGGGATTCACAAGTTCTCCCTCTCCTCCTGGATCAAGGAAGAGACCAAGCGACGGAGAGGATAGCGCTAGCAAAAGGAGCAATTCAGATGGAGCG GTAACATCATCTGGCAGTGAGTTATGCAGAAGGAATCGCATGCTGGTATCTCTACTGGCAAAGCAGTCACCCAACCCTCCACAACCTATCCCACCAATACCTGCCAGCGTTCTTCACGCAACACCCCAAGAAAAACTGCCCAAAATAGTCGATCCCAATTTGACGAAAAACTTGAACAACAGGACAGTGAATTCGCAAACTCTCCAGCAACAGCAAGTTCAACAAGTACAACAACAGCTGCAACAGCAAGTTCAGCAACAACAAATGATGAATAATAGACTGACAAGAATGCCTAGCCGCCCACAAACCAGCTACCTCAACGCCATGTTATCCCCTCAGAACAACATGCAACAACGAAACGACAACAGATTATCTCAGGCACTTTCCGGTGGTTGTTACACATCTCCCAACAATGCCTCTTCTCTGGACAACAACAACTCTTGGTCCGAAAACAACAATATCCAGAGCTCAAACGATCCAGATCTATCTGAAATTCTTGATCAG GTTATGGATATTGTACCTGATAGTATCATGCAGATTTTGGAATTGGACCCTCAGCATAACAGCTATCAGAATTCGGAAATAAGCGAGAAAATGGCCATCAACATCATCCAAAACTCGCTGATGCAAATGGAAAGTTTGATGAAGAAGCCAGCATCGCCTAACGTTTCAATATCTGGAACGCCCCCAGCTTACTCATCTGTTACG ctATCGAATCAAAACAGTCAAAATAGAGGTTTCCCCCCTCCTCCCAATTACCCACAGCAGGGCTACAAAATTGGTCAGAGAGTGGTAAGAAACCCCAATTATCCACTTGGCGGCACTGCTATCAATCCTCAGCAGCTTTTGATACATCAGCAACGTAAGGCGATGGCTCAACAACAGGAAAAGAAACGATTACTGCAACAACAGCAGCAACAACAGTTACTCATACCGCCCAACGCAACTGCAGCTGAAATCAACAGCGGCATTCAAAACATTGATAGTTTATTGAACAACACTGTCGCACCAAACGTAACCCTGCAACGTTCATCGAGTATTCCAGAGCCTCAGTCATCACCAAACTACAACCAAATCACTCAGGCATCAAGAGTGAGCAACCAGCAGCAGTTTTCGCCGCATTCACAACTCACTTCACCGATTCAGCAGAATTTCCAGCAGAGTACTGCAGGGAATTTCCAACAGAATACTGCCAGATTATCACCTCAGTCAGCTTTCAATCAGCAACACTCGCCTAGGCAAGCCTACCCACAAGGGACAGCTCCGAATGCTAATTGGGCACAGCAGGCAAGATTGGCTGCTCAAAATCCAATGCTCAACGCCCAGCTCACA AGAGCACCTCAACAGAGGACTATGAACAGTCCAGGGAACAGGCACTCGCCCTTTTCAACAGACTCTTTCCCTCCACCTACCTCGCCCAATTCTGTCTTCACCCCAAACCAGTACCTGAGAGGAGTGCAACGTACTAATAACACACCAACTGCCACTACTCACCTTCCAG GTGGCCTGGGCTCCCCCCGGCCATATGGCAGGGCAGATCATCACCCCCATCCCTATTCCTCTATCCCCCCACAACCGCCATCTCATCACCCCATGATGTACCAACAAGATGCCCAATACTGTTATGATCAGACGGGTTTACATTTAGCGTACAATGGAGCCGACCGAGGTCGAGCCCCCCCTCACCTCCACCCCG GTGTGTCGGGGAGTGGACCTACTTCAGAATTTGTAAGGCAGGAATTGCGTGCAGTTGTAGGAGCCAGAACACAAGGACAGGCGCCGCAGCAGAACCGGCAAGCCCCTCAGCAGCAGATACTCACTCAACAACAGCAGGTTGCTGATCTGGAGGTTCTTGGACTGACTTACGAAAGTG GTGCGAGTGATAGCCCGAAGCTCTGGTGTGCTCTGGGTTCAGACATGGGCTCACTGTCTCCACAGCAGGCAACCTCCAGG AATACTATGGAAGAGGCTCTGCAAGGTGATCATAAATCTTCAGCACCGCTACTGCAGAAATTATTATCGAGCGACTGCCAGTTGTAA
- the LOC123312191 gene encoding nuclear receptor coactivator 2 isoform X11, with product MRLIDNMLSNKCNNEKRRREQENIYIEELAELISANFADMSSLSVKPDKCAILQETVNQIRNIKQQENAVQSSDPVQQGEVSSSRPTILSNEVFGPLLLEALEGFLFVVNSEGRVEQVTENVTNYIKFTKEDILGKSIYNFIHHGDHAKFSSSLLPMSIAWGNELTNKSRSFTIRLLVKPLEDVDETVEEKQQRLCQYEWMNILSAPLVDQLALGDEEGGDNGPCLLCVASRISHKDKTITDVEQFTTKLDTSGKIIGVDTSGVSPAHCQFISKDLTNRVFKELVAPQDVHKLVSHLKETLTTGQAPSVLYRLQFGPDKFIQVQTKSKLFKTSSHASESDFVMATHTILGESDSLGPSDPGGGNSNSSLGGPLMTSAVNGSRNTAPVGVGSDNSTTSSTNTLLNTTSATYTTFNIDNDFNFDMFPSSTWELDSTSWQEPRPESRQSNTPVSTPTPRPPSNPAFSPVTSLAQSPMASFVAQPSPTIPNPPTPANSYNNNFSFSPITEQNYAMEEQKDSKVNVLEEATSMMSNSTKLRSLLSKPPNTPVVDSANDNDSRNKNRILKGLLNQQDDDDCRNDNRTSPRGLVSRGAMPGTSGTAELAKNSNSMTAGRNNAMLLELLNDKSDDDDLEARSGVKKKSELLEHLLKTERNDEGDDKKDQSHDDTLLRSLGFTSSPSPPGSRKRPSDGEDSASKRSNSDGAVTSSGSELCRRNRMLVSLLAKQSPNPPQPIPPIPASVLHATPQEKLPKIVDPNLTKNLNNRTVNSQTLQQQQVQQVQQQLQQQVQQQQMMNNRLTRMPSRPQTSYLNAMLSPQNNMQQRNDNRLSQALSGGCYTSPNNASSLDNNNSWSENNNIQSSNDPDLSEILDQVMDIVPDSIMQILELDPQHNSYQNSEISEKMAINIIQNSLMQMESLMKKPASPNVSISGTPPAYSSVTLSNQNSQNRGFPPPPNYPQQGYKIGQRVVRNPNYPLGGTAINPQQLLIHQQRKAMAQQQEKKRLLQQQQQQQLLIPPNATAAEINSGIQNIDSLLNNTVAPNVTLQRSSSIPEPQSSPNYNQITQASRVSNQQQFSPHSQLTSPIQQNFQQSTAGNFQQNTARLSPQSAFNQQHSPRQAYPQGTAPNANWAQQARLAAQNPMLNAQLTRAPQQRTMNSPGNRHSPFSTDSFPPPTSPNSVFTPNQYLRGVQRTNNTPTATTHLPGGLGSPRPYGRADHHPHPYSSIPPQPPSHHPMMYQQDAQYCYDQTGLHLAYNGADRGRAPPHLHPGVSGSGPTSEFVRQELRAVVGARTQGQAPQQNRQAPQQQILTQQQQVADLEVLGLTYESGASDSPKLWCALGSDMGSLSPQQATSRNTMEEALQGDHKSSAPLLQKLLSSDCQL from the exons ATGCGACTGATCGACAATATGCTTAG TAATAAGTGTAATAATGAGAAGCGTCGTCGCGAACAAGAGAACATCTACATAGAGGAACTAGCAGAACTGATCTCAGCCAACTTCGCGGACATGAGCTCGCTGTCGGTAAAGCCGGATAAGTGCGCCATCTTACAAGAAACCGTCAACCAAATACGTAACATAAAGCAACAAGAGAACGCAGTCCAGTCTTCTGACCCCGTGCAGCAGGGTGAAGTGTCATCGTCGAGGCCAACCATCTTATCGAACGAGGTGTTCGGACCCCTCCTTCTGGAAGCTTTAGAAGGGTTCCTTTTCGTGGTGAACAGTGAAGGGAGGGTAGAGCAAGTGACGGAAAACGTAACAAACTATATAAAGTTCACTAAAGAAGACATTCTCGGTAAAAGCATCTACAATTTCATCCACCATGGAGATCATGCCAAGTTCAGTTCGAGTTTGCTGCCCATGTCTATAGCATGGGGCAACGAGCTGACTAACAAATCGCGATCGTTCACCATAAGGCTCTTGGTCAAGCCGCTGGAAGACGTAGACGAAACTGTGGAGGAGAAACAACAGCGCCTCTGCCAGTACGAGTGGATGAATATTTTGAGTGCCCCGCTGGTGGATCAGCTGGCGCTTGGTGACGAAGAAGGGGGTGATAACGGACCTTGCCTACTGTGCGTGGCCAGCAGAATATCCCACAAAGATAAGACTATCACCGACGTAGAGCAATTCACTACGAAGCTCGACACGTCGGGTAAAATCATTGGCGTAGACACCTCGGGGGTGTCGCCTGCCCATTGCCAATTCATTAGTAAAGATCTGACAAATAGGGTTTTTAAAGAGTTGGTCGCACCTCAGGACGTCCACAAGCTCGTCTCTCATTTGAAAGAGACTCTCACTACCGGACAGGCGCCCAGCGTGCTCTATAGACTGCAGTTCGGGCCCGACAAGTTCATTCAAGTGCAaacgaaatccaaattgttcaaaACGAGTTCGCACGCTTCAGAATCCGATTTTGTGATGGCCACTCACACAATTCTTGG AGAGAGCGACTCTCTAGGACCATCAGATCCAGGTGGTGGCAACAGCAACAGCAGCCTCGGTGGCCCCCTCATGACCAGCGCGGTGAACGGATCAAGAAACACTGCCCCCGTTGGAGTTGGCTCAGATAACTCCACCACCTCATCCACCAACACCCTCCTGAACACCACCTCGGCCACCTACACCACCTTCAACATCGATAACGACTTCAATTTCGACATGTTCCCATCCTCCACGTGGGAGCTGGACTCCACCAGCTGGCAAGAGCCTAGGCCTGAATCTAGACAGAGCAACACGCCGGTCTCCACGCCCACACCTCGACCCCCGAGCAACCCTGCCTTCAGCCCCGTCACCTCCTTGGCTCAGAGCCCCATGGCGAGCTTCGTGGCTCAGCCCAGCCCCACCATTCCGAACCCGCCGACTCCGGCAAACTCCTACAACAACAACTTCTCCTTCAGCCCCATAACCGAACAAAATTACGCGATGGAAGAGCAGAAAGATTCCAAAGTGAATGTGTTGGAGGAGGCTACGAGTATGATGTCCAACTCCACCAAACTGAGATCTTTATTGTCTAAACCTCCGAACACGCCTGTTGTAGATTCTGCTAACGATAACGACAGCAGGAACAAGAATCGCATATTGAAGGGTCTGTTGAATCAGCAGGATGACGACGATTGCAGGAACGACAACAGGACCAGTCCCAGGGGCTTGGTGAGCAGGGGAGCGATGCCGGGCACCTCTGGAACTGCGGAGTTAGCCAAAAATTCGAACTCCATGACTGCGGGAAGGAACAACGCAATGTTGCTCGAA CTACTTAACGATAAAAGCGATGACGATGATCTCGAAGCTCGCAGTGGCGTGAAGAAGAAGAGTGAATTGCTAGAGCATTTGCTTAAAACAGAGAGGAATGATGAGGGTGACGACAAGAAAGATCAGTCCCATGATGATACACTCCTCAGGAGTTTGGGATTCACAAGTTCTCCCTCTCCTCCTGGATCAAGGAAGAGACCAAGCGACGGAGAGGATAGCGCTAGCAAAAGGAGCAATTCAGATGGAGCG GTAACATCATCTGGCAGTGAGTTATGCAGAAGGAATCGCATGCTGGTATCTCTACTGGCAAAGCAGTCACCCAACCCTCCACAACCTATCCCACCAATACCTGCCAGCGTTCTTCACGCAACACCCCAAGAAAAACTGCCCAAAATAGTCGATCCCAATTTGACGAAAAACTTGAACAACAGGACAGTGAATTCGCAAACTCTCCAGCAACAGCAAGTTCAACAAGTACAACAACAGCTGCAACAGCAAGTTCAGCAACAACAAATGATGAATAATAGACTGACAAGAATGCCTAGCCGCCCACAAACCAGCTACCTCAACGCCATGTTATCCCCTCAGAACAACATGCAACAACGAAACGACAACAGATTATCTCAGGCACTTTCCGGTGGTTGTTACACATCTCCCAACAATGCCTCTTCTCTGGACAACAACAACTCTTGGTCCGAAAACAACAATATCCAGAGCTCAAACGATCCAGATCTATCTGAAATTCTTGATCAG GTTATGGATATTGTACCTGATAGTATCATGCAGATTTTGGAATTGGACCCTCAGCATAACAGCTATCAGAATTCGGAAATAAGCGAGAAAATGGCCATCAACATCATCCAAAACTCGCTGATGCAAATGGAAAGTTTGATGAAGAAGCCAGCATCGCCTAACGTTTCAATATCTGGAACGCCCCCAGCTTACTCATCTGTTACG ctATCGAATCAAAACAGTCAAAATAGAGGTTTCCCCCCTCCTCCCAATTACCCACAGCAGGGCTACAAAATTGGTCAGAGAGTGGTAAGAAACCCCAATTATCCACTTGGCGGCACTGCTATCAATCCTCAGCAGCTTTTGATACATCAGCAACGTAAGGCGATGGCTCAACAACAGGAAAAGAAACGATTACTGCAACAACAGCAGCAACAACAGTTACTCATACCGCCCAACGCAACTGCAGCTGAAATCAACAGCGGCATTCAAAACATTGATAGTTTATTGAACAACACTGTCGCACCAAACGTAACCCTGCAACGTTCATCGAGTATTCCAGAGCCTCAGTCATCACCAAACTACAACCAAATCACTCAGGCATCAAGAGTGAGCAACCAGCAGCAGTTTTCGCCGCATTCACAACTCACTTCACCGATTCAGCAGAATTTCCAGCAGAGTACTGCAGGGAATTTCCAACAGAATACTGCCAGATTATCACCTCAGTCAGCTTTCAATCAGCAACACTCGCCTAGGCAAGCCTACCCACAAGGGACAGCTCCGAATGCTAATTGGGCACAGCAGGCAAGATTGGCTGCTCAAAATCCAATGCTCAACGCCCAGCTCACA AGAGCACCTCAACAGAGGACTATGAACAGTCCAGGGAACAGGCACTCGCCCTTTTCAACAGACTCTTTCCCTCCACCTACCTCGCCCAATTCTGTCTTCACCCCAAACCAGTACCTGAGAGGAGTGCAACGTACTAATAACACACCAACTGCCACTACTCACCTTCCAG GTGGCCTGGGCTCCCCCCGGCCATATGGCAGGGCAGATCATCACCCCCATCCCTATTCCTCTATCCCCCCACAACCGCCATCTCATCACCCCATGATGTACCAACAAGATGCCCAATACTGTTATGATCAGACGGGTTTACATTTAGCGTACAATGGAGCCGACCGAGGTCGAGCCCCCCCTCACCTCCACCCCG GTGTGTCGGGGAGTGGACCTACTTCAGAATTTGTAAGGCAGGAATTGCGTGCAGTTGTAGGAGCCAGAACACAAGGACAGGCGCCGCAGCAGAACCGGCAAGCCCCTCAGCAGCAGATACTCACTCAACAACAGCAGGTTGCTGATCTGGAGGTTCTTGGACTGACTTACGAAAGTG GTGCGAGTGATAGCCCGAAGCTCTGGTGTGCTCTGGGTTCAGACATGGGCTCACTGTCTCCACAGCAGGCAACCTCCAGG AATACTATGGAAGAGGCTCTGCAAGGTGATCATAAATCTTCAGCACCGCTACTGCAGAAATTATTATCGAGCGACTGCCAGTTGTAA